A stretch of DNA from Noviherbaspirillum sedimenti:
GGCGAACGGATCAGGATGGCGCTGCTGCAGGGCGACCAGCTCACCGCGTTGCTGCTGCAGCAACAACTTGAAGGCCTCGCCATCCCCTATGGCGCCGAGCCGAAATGGGCGACATTGGGCAATGCGATGGAGATGCCGCTGATCGCGCGCCTGTCGCGCGTGCGCTGCGCCATTGCCAGTGACGACGCCGACAGCGCGTTGGCCTTGCTGGACTCGCTGGCCGGCACGCCGGTGATCGCCTGCCGCCACGGCATCATGGTTTGCATCCAGCTGCTGCGCGCGATGGCGCTTGATAGGCAGGGAAACACCGAGAAAGCAGCCATGGCGATGTGCGATGCAGTTCGGCTGAGCATCCGCTCGGGAATGGTGCGCAGCTTCACGGATGAAGGGCACGCCTGCCAAACGCTGCTTGTATCGGCCCGCGCCAGGCTCGCTGCCGAAGAGCCTGGCAACGGGGTCCTGGACAAGCACTTCGGGACCATCCTGGCCGCATTCAACACGAACAAGCAAGCGTGCCGCGAGATGTCCCCGCGCCGTGAAGAAGACTATGCGAATACTGGACCAAACCGGCTGAGTACGCGCGAGTGCGATGTTCTTAAACTGCTCGCACAGGGCATGCCGAACAAACGTATCGCCGCAACAATGAATGTTTCGATCGACACCGTCAAGTGGCACCTGAAGAACATTTTCGGCAAACTGGATGTCGTCGACCGTGTCGATGCGGTCGACAAGGCGCGGCGTACCGGCATCATTGCGCACTAGCGCTGGACGCAAAAAAATAGATATCGTTGGCTTTCCCAACGATATCTATACCGGCAATGGCCGTCCGTCCCTGGCAAGCGCCGACGCCATGCTAATTGACGCTAATGTCGGACATACGGCAGTTGCCGAACGAGCATGCTGTTATCTAACTGACGGGAAATATGGCATATCGATCTGATCAAACATGCCGCCATAGCCGAGCGCTTTCTGCATTTCCCAATCCACCATCGAATAGGGATGGCCGAGATCAAACGCGCTGGCCTGATCAAGCTCTCGCAACGTCGCCGCATCCAGTACCAGTTCGCTTGCCTTGATGTTTTCTCGCAATTGATTGACCGATGTCGCTCCGGCGATCGGGATGACACCGCGCGACATCACCCATGCCAGCGCCACCTGCGAAGAGGCGACGTCAAGACGATCCGCGACAGCATCTACCGCCAGCGCAATTGTGCGGTTGCGTGCATTGAGTTCCTGCAACTGCATCGACTCCAGCCGCACAGAGCCGCCATGCTGATTTTGCCGGGTGTACTTCCCGCTCAGAATGCCGCCTGCCATCGGCGACCATGCAGTCACGCCGATGTCATAGGTGTTGGCCAAAGCCAGGTGCTCTCGCTCGATGGACCGCTGCACGAGGCTGTACTCAAGCTGCATGCAGGCGATCGGGGCAAGCCCGCGCAACTCATGGAACGCCTGGGCGCGCGACACAACCCATGCCGGCACATCCGACAAACCGATATGCAGGATCTTGCCGGCGCTGATCGCGTCGTCCAGCGCGCGATGGACCTCTTCCACCGGCGTGGTGAAATCCCACCAGTGGACGAAATAGAGATCGATGTAGTCAAGTTCAAGACGCTTGAGACTGGCATCGAGCGACTGCGTCAGGCTCTTGCGGTGCATCCCTGCGGCATTGGCGTCATTCCTTCCCGGCACCGCATTGGCATACTTGGTGGCGACCACGAATCGCTCCCGATCGCTCGCCACCAGCCGGCCAACGATACGTTCGCTTTCGCCGCCGGTGTACATGTTGGCGGTATCGATGAAATTTCCGCCAGCTTCGGCATAGGCTTCAAATACCGCGCGCGATTCTGCTTCCGGGCGGGACCAGTCACTTCCAGGCCCGAAAGTCATCGTGCCCAGGCACATTTTTGAAACCCGTAATCCGCTCCGTCCCAGGATCGAATAGCGCATGGTCATGTCCTCAACGCTTTCGCTTCAGCATTGGGCACACTGCGCCATTTTTCGTCCGGCGCCGGGATCACGCCCAGTTGTATTGCGAACTCGCGGAAATTCCAATGCGTGCGGCAGCGAACAATTTTTCCTTTCCGATAGAATTGCGTCGTCGTACCGCGGGTATAGGTGGTTTTTCCTTTCGCAGGAATGCCAAAGAAATCTTCATTATGCGTGGCTTGCCACACCCACTGCATGTAGCCCCACTCGTCGTACTCGAAATCGGCACCGAGCAGAATATTGCTAGCCAGACGCTTGTAATCCTTTGCATTCCAGTCCGCCGGCGCAGCGGCTTTTCTCTTCTCGGCTTTCGATCCTGGCGCAACGACGCCGCCGTCATAACTGATCATTTCGAACTTATGCACTCCGAACGGCGATTCGGGACCGGAATTGTTAAACACCAGGAATGCCTTGTGCAGCTCTTCCTTGGTTGCGATGGTTTGCCCAAACTCGATATCTTCCCAGATAAATTTATCGTCGTAATAGCCGAGCACCACGTCGGCGCCTTTATTGAAGAATGCCGTCACCCAATCTTCAGCCGTCGTGAAATTCTTGCTGCGCTGGGCACCGGCGGTCTTCGCCCCGGCTCTTTGGGCAGCCATTGCAGCATTCCCCGCCAAAAGAGCGAGTGCACCGCCGGACAGCGCCATTTTGGAAGCCTTGCCCAAGGCGGCGCGGCGGGACAAATCGGTGAGTTGTTCAGTTTTTTTCATTAAAGCGTCTCCTTAGAAATATGTGCGCAATCGCCAACTAATGGCTACGGCGCGAATCGACCGAGTGACCCCGTGCTATGACTGCACGGGGTGCTTACTTTCAAGCTACTGCCATAAGAAATGTGCATCGCGTCTTCTCCAGCGGTTACTTTCAAGATCACAGTAAATGTCCGCTGTAGCTTTTACAACGCCACTTCAATTCTGAATGTATGCCACCTGGGTATGCATGTATTCATACAAGCCATGCTTGCCGTCTGTGCCGCCGATACCCGAACGCCGCACGCCTGCATGGAAGCCCTGGATCGTCTCGAAATTTTCCCGGTTGACGTAGGTTTCACCGTATTTCAGGGAATTGACCGCATGCATGGCCGAGCCGAGATTGCTGGTGAAAATCGATGAACTCAGGCCGTACTCGTTCGCATTGGCCAATTTGATCGCCTCATCGAGATCATCGACCGGCTCGACCAGGATCACCGGGCCGAATATTTCACGTTTCAGAATCTGCATGTTTGCATTGGTGTTGGCAATGACGGTCGGCCTGAAATAGCAGCCATCGCCGATTTCGCCACGACTGCCGCCAGTCAGTATCTCGGCGCCGTTTGCCCTGGCATCATCCACCAGCTGGCCGATCCTTTCGACACTGGCGCGATTGATCAGGGGTCCCATGTCGACTGGAGTGGCTCCCAGCGGATCGCCGAAACTGATCGATGCCACCGCGGCCGCGAGTTTGTCGCTGAACTCGGCGTATATGGCGCGCTCGACAAAAACCCGCTCGGTAGAGTTGCAGGCTTGCCCGCTATTGATGGACTTGGATACCTTCAGCATCGTCACGGCAAGATCGATATTGGCATCGGCCAGTACGATCGAGGGTGCCTTGCCGCCAAGTTCAAGATTGACCTTGGTGATGTTGCGCGCGGCATTTGCCATGATCGCCGAGCCGGCTGCCGAACTGCCGGTGAAGCTGACCATGTCGATCCCGGGGTGTCCCACCAGCGCCTGTCCGACGCTCTGGCCCAATCCGCCCACCAGATTGAATACGCCGGTCGGCAACTCGACCTGGGCGGCGATTTTGGCGAATTCGTAGGCGCTATAAGGCGTTTCCTCGCTGGGCTTCATCACGACCGTATTGCCCGTGACAAGCGCCGGCGCCGCTTTTCGGACGATCATGAAGAATGGGAAATTCCATGGCAAGATCGCCGCGACAACCCCCATCGGCCGGCGAAACAGAAAAATGTTTTCGCGCGCCCGATCGCTGGAGATAATTTCGCCCTCGATTCTCCTCGCCCATTCCGCCATGTAGTCCAGGTATTCGGCGGCCATGAAAACTTCCATTTCCGCCAGCGACAGCACTTTCCCCTGCTCTGTTGCAACGACTCGCGCAAGGCGCGAAGTATTTTCACGAACGATCTTAGCCATGCGGCGCAGATACTGGCCACGCTCATTGGCCGGCCTGGCTGCCCAGCCGTCCTGGGCAGCACGAGCCGCGGCGACTGCATCATTGACCAGATTTTCATCTCCATCCGGTATCGCGCCGAGCAATACGCCATTCGCAGGGTTGTACACCTTGATGCTGTCGGCGTATCCGGACGCAAAGCTGCCGGCCACAAAGTGTTTGAATTCAGGAACAATGTTTGTCATTTCATACTCCGGGTAAATTTGGTAGTAGGGTTCGGCTCTGCTGCCGCGTATTGCAGAAAGTCTGGCAACCTGTCCGCAGGCGTAATGTGCCGCCGACTGACTTCGTCGACACTGGCACAGCCAATCAAGCCGAGCGTTCTTTCGGTTTCTTGCCGTAACAGGCCCAAGACCCGCTCGACACCGGGCTTGCCAAATGCGGAAAGTCCATACAGGTAGGGCCGCCCGATCATGCAGGCCCGCGCGCCCATCGCAAGCGCCTTGACGACATGACTGCCGCGCCGCACGCCGCTATCCAGGACGACCTCCAAGCGGTCGCCGACTGCATCGACCATATTGGCGACCAGATCGACTGTGGCGGCGCCACCGTCTAGCTGCCGACCGCCATGGTTCGAGACAACGATGCCGGTGACCCCGCTTG
This window harbors:
- a CDS encoding aldo/keto reductase, which encodes MRYSILGRSGLRVSKMCLGTMTFGPGSDWSRPEAESRAVFEAYAEAGGNFIDTANMYTGGESERIVGRLVASDRERFVVATKYANAVPGRNDANAAGMHRKSLTQSLDASLKRLELDYIDLYFVHWWDFTTPVEEVHRALDDAISAGKILHIGLSDVPAWVVSRAQAFHELRGLAPIACMQLEYSLVQRSIEREHLALANTYDIGVTAWSPMAGGILSGKYTRQNQHGGSVRLESMQLQELNARNRTIALAVDAVADRLDVASSQVALAWVMSRGVIPIAGATSVNQLRENIKASELVLDAATLRELDQASAFDLGHPYSMVDWEMQKALGYGGMFDQIDMPYFPSVR
- the aldA gene encoding aldehyde dehydrogenase; this translates as MTNIVPEFKHFVAGSFASGYADSIKVYNPANGVLLGAIPDGDENLVNDAVAAARAAQDGWAARPANERGQYLRRMAKIVRENTSRLARVVATEQGKVLSLAEMEVFMAAEYLDYMAEWARRIEGEIISSDRARENIFLFRRPMGVVAAILPWNFPFFMIVRKAAPALVTGNTVVMKPSEETPYSAYEFAKIAAQVELPTGVFNLVGGLGQSVGQALVGHPGIDMVSFTGSSAAGSAIMANAARNITKVNLELGGKAPSIVLADANIDLAVTMLKVSKSINSGQACNSTERVFVERAIYAEFSDKLAAAVASISFGDPLGATPVDMGPLINRASVERIGQLVDDARANGAEILTGGSRGEIGDGCYFRPTVIANTNANMQILKREIFGPVILVEPVDDLDEAIKLANANEYGLSSSIFTSNLGSAMHAVNSLKYGETYVNRENFETIQGFHAGVRRSGIGGTDGKHGLYEYMHTQVAYIQN